The Geothermobacter hydrogeniphilus genome segment CGGGCCAGTTCCCAGGCCATGCCGGGCAGCAGGGTGAGGGCGCCGTAGAACATGATCTGCCGGGTGAGCAGCAGGCCGGGATAGCGTCCGGCGAACCGGTTCACCCCGAAGGTATAGGCGATCCAGCTGGCAACGGCCCCCAGCATCAGCAGATCTCCTTCGGGGTCGGCGACACCGTCCTGCTGTCCGACCAGGAGAGCCACACCGGTCAGTGCCAGTACTGTCCCGAGCCAGGTGGCGGCGGTCGGCAACCGTCTTTTCTGCAGGGCGGTGACGATTTCGGTGCCGAGGGGGATCAGGGCGATCAGCAGGGCGCCATGGGAGGCGGAGGTCAGTTTCAGACCGTGGTTCTCGAAGCCGAAATAGAGGGTGATGCCGGCCAGGGCCAGGCCGCAGATGGCAACGTGGTGCTTCAGCGGCATCCGACGCGCGCCGAAGCGGCCGCGGGTCAGGGGCCAGAGCAGCAGGGCGCCGAACAAGTGCCGCAGGCAGGCAAGAGTCAGCGGCGGGATCTGCTGCACCGTCTCCCGGATAACCGCGTAGGATATCCCCCAGACCAGGACGCAGAACAGCGCCATGGCCAGGGGGATCAACTTGTTGTTGGTGGTGTGCGGCATGGTTTGGGGGTGGCGAAGGGGTTGATATGAGGGGCGGCTAAAGGCCAAGGGCCAAGGGCCAAGGGCCAAGGGCCAAGGGCTAAAGGGCTAAAGGGCTAAAGGGCTAAAGGGCTAAAGGGCTAAAGGGCTAAAGGGCTAAAGGGCTAAAGGGCTAAAGGGCTAAAGGCCAGGGGCTGAAGATTTCTGCCTTCTTGCTGTTCCTTTGACCTTCAGCCCTTGGCCTTTGGCCGCTTTTTTCTCTTACAATATCTGGCTCAGAAAGAGCTGGGTGCGCTCATGCTGCGGGTTGCTGAAGATCTGTTCGGGGGTGCCTTCTTCGACCAGTTTGCCGGCATCCATGAACAGCACCCGGTCGGCGACCTCGCGGGCGAAACCCATCTCGTGGGTGACCACGACCATGGTCATTCCCTCTTTGGCCAGTTGTTTCATGACGTCAAGCACCTCGCCGACCATTTCCGGGTCGAGGGCGCTGGTCGGTTCGTCGAACAGCATCACCTTCGGGTCCATGGCCAGGGCGCGGGCGATAGCGACGCGCTGCTGCTGACCGCCGGAGAGGCGACTGGGGTACTCGGACTCCTTCTCGCCGATACCGACCTTGACCAGCAGCTGGCGGGCTTTTTCCTCCGCTTCTTTCAGCGTCCGTTTGCGGACGATTTTCTGCGCCAGGGTGATGTTGTGCAGCACCGTCTTGTGGGGGAAGAGGTTGAACTGCTGGAAGACCATGCCGACTTCGCGGCGGACCTTGTTGATATCTGTTTTCTTGTCCGCCAGATCGACACCGTCGATGACGATATGGCCGTCACTGAACTGTTCCAGTCCATTCAGGCAGCGCAGGAAAGTCGATTTTCCCGATCCCGAAGGGCCGATGATGACCACCACTTCGCCGGGGGCGATTTCGGCACTGACACCGTCGACGGCGCGGACCACCTGCCCGCGGCCGGTGAATATCTTGGTAACGTTGCTGGCTTTAATCACTGATCGCGAGCCTCCGTTCCATCCAGGCGATCACCTGGGACAAGACCCCTGTGAGAATCAGGTAGAGGGCCGCAACCGTGAACCAGATTTCAAAGGTGGCGAAGGTGGAGGTGATGACCTCGCGACCGCTCTTGGTCAGGTCAGTGATGGCGATGACCGAGACCAGCGAGGAGTCCTTGATCAGGCTGATAAACTGTCCGGCCAGCGGCGGCAGGGTGCGTTTGAAAGCCTGCGGCAGGACGATGTGGATCATGTTCTGGGTCGCGGTCATGCCGAGCGAGCGGGCCGCCTCGGTCTGTCCCTTGGGGATTGACTGGATACCGGCGCGGATGATTTCGGCGACATAGGCGCCGGCGAAGATGGCCAGGGCGGCGATGCCGGCGACGATCCGGTCGAGGTTCAGGACGGTGCCGACAAAAAAGTAGAAGATGAAGATCTGCACCAGCAACGGAGTGCCGCGTACCAGTTCGACGTAGGTAACCGCCAGTCCACGCAGGGTTGCGTTGCGGGAAATGCGGCAGAGACCGGTAATCAGCCCGAGGACCATGCCGATGATGCCGGCGAAGAAGGAGATCCAGAGGGTGGTCCAGAGTCCGAGGGTGAGCGGTCCCAGCCGCCACTGGTGGGTCGCGCCGAGAGTGTCGCCTTCGAACAGCAGATCATCCTCGCTGACCTCGACGGTATCGGCGTCGACAGTGACGCGGTCCTTTTCTCCGGCATCGCCGATCAGTTCGATGACGGCGGTTTCGCCCTGCCTGGTGATTTTGCCGACCCGACCGTCAAAGGGAGCCTTGTGCAACTCTTCGTTATTGTAAACGAAATATTGCGGCACCCGGTTCCAGCGCCAGGTGTAGTCGATTTTCAGAGTGGCGCCATAAAGGCCGGCGGCCATCCCGAAGAGGATGACCGCCAGCAGCAGTTTGGCGCGCCAGGTTTTATTATCCGGGTTCACCTTGGGTCCTTTACTGCAGTTCCCGCATCCATTTCTTGCCCTTGATCCACTTGTTGTAGATCTTGTCGTAGGTGCCGTCGTTTTTCACCTGGTTGAGGAAGTTGTTGAGCCAGTTGAGGAAGTCAGGGTCGCTCTTGCGCACGCCCCAGGCCAGCGGCTCGTAGGTGAAGGGTTTGTCGAGGAATTCAAGTTTGCCTTCGCCTTTCTGGGCGTTGGCGACGACGCAGAAGGGAAGGTCGTAGACGAAGGCGTCGGCCTTGCCGTTGACGACATCAATAACACCTTCCTGCTCGGTTTCAAAGGAGATGTAGGTCGCCTTGGGGATCAGGCGCTTGACCGCCTGCTCGCCGGTGGTTCCCAGTTTGGAAATGACCTTGTATTTCGGGTTGTTGAGATCCTTGTAGGATTTGATGATGCCGGAGAGTTCCTTGCGGATCAGGATGGTCTGGCCGACAACGATGTAGGGGTTGGCGAAGTTGATGCTCAGATTACGCTGTTGGGTGACGGTCATGCCGGACATGATGATATCGAACTTCTTGGTCATCAGGGCGGGGATGATGCCGTCCCAGGCGGTGCTGACCAACTCCAGCTTGACGCCCATCGCTTTTGCCATGCGCTTGGCCATGTCGACATCGAAGCCGATGATCTGGCCTTTCTTGTTGGTCATTTCAAAGGGCATATAGGCCGGTTCGAGACCGACCCTGAGAGTGCCGCGTTTCTGGATATCGTCGAGAGCACCGGCACTGGCGATCAGCGGCAGGGCCAGAAAAAGCAGTGTCAGGATACCGGCAAACAGTTTTTTCATTGTTTCCTCCTTGAAAGAATGGGTCATGGGGTGAGTATTCTCAATAAGATTTACCTTCGTCAAGCAGTTCCTTGATATGCATGCGGATGTCGCAACGGGGGCATTTGGGCAGGTCGTCACAGGGCAGGTAGGCAATCTCGGTATAACGGCATCTCGGGCAACTAACCTCAATGGGTTCCTTTTGGCCTCGCTCCATGATAGACTCCCCCGGTTTTTTCTGTTTTGTGAAACAACAATTTGGCCGTAATGAAGGAGCTTATAGCACAGCCCGGGAAAAAGCATCAAGAATTTCCCGGATGCGCGTGACTTGATGCGCGTGACTTCAGTTCCGGCGATTGACCCTTGGCCCTGTGATTCCATGACTCCTGTGGTAGAAACAAACGGACCGGTTTCCCGGCCGCTGGCTGAATTCCTGCTGGTCACGGTCACCCTTTTCTGGGGGGGCACCTTTCCTCTGGTAAAGATGGCTCTGGACGAGATTCCGGTGATGGCCTTCCTCTGGATTCGGTTCGCCCTCGCCGCGCTTCTGCTGGCGGTTTTCGCCGGGCGCGGCTGGAAGAGTCTTGACCGGCGCGGTGTCGGATTGGGGATTGCCCTGGGCGTGTTGCTGTTTCTTTCCTACCTGTTTCAGACCCTCGGGCTGGAGCGGACCAGTTCCAGCAATACCGGATTCCTGACCGGATTGAACGTAGTCTGGGTACCGCTGCTGGCCGGTCCCCTGTTGCGCAAGGCCCCCGCGCCGGGAGCCCGGGTCGGCGTCGGCATGGCGCTGGTCGGGTTGCTGCTGCTGACCTGGCAGTGGCCCTGGCGTTTCAATCCCGGTGACGCCCTGGTCTTTATCGCCTCGGTTTTTATCGCTCTGCATATTCTCGGCCTCGATGCCTGGACGGCGGGGTATGATGGGCGGGCGCTGGCCTGTGTGCAGATTACGACCATGGCGGTTCTCAGCCTTGGCGGCAACCTGGTTTTCGAGCCGCTTCTCTGGCCGCATCACTGGAGTGGTCTGCTTCTTGCGTCATTATTTATCTGTGCCGTGCTGGCGACGGTCTACGCGTTCTGGATCATGACCGCTTTTCAGCGCCTGACGACGCCGACCCGTGCCGCCCTGATCTACACCCTCGAACCGGTCTGGGCGGCCCTCTTTTCGATCCTGTTGCTGGGGGAGCGTCTTTCGGTCCTGAACTGGGTCGGCGGCGCCTGCATTATCCTGGGGATGGTTTTTGCTGAACTTGCTCCGTTGACGGGGAAAAGCAAACCCTGTTCTGGAAGCGTCGGCTGATGGTGAATATTGGCCTCTATGGGTCGAAATTGGTCAATTTTGCGGGGTAATTGACTGAGTTTGGGCATATTAAAAATATTTTTACTGCAAATCGACGCTTTTAGCTTGACGGCCTTTATGGTTTTTTCTTATACGAAATAGAATTGTGTCTTACTCAACTGCCATTCCGGCGAACTTGTGCAACAAAAAGAGGAGGAGAATCGATGCGTACCCTGAAAGTTCTGGCCACGGCCGCCCTGGTGGCTGCCCTTGCAGTCCCGGCCTTTGCGGCCGACACCATCAAGATCGGCGTCGCCGGTCCCCACACCGGTGACCTCGCCCCCTACGGCATCCCGACCAAGGAAGCCGCGCTCATGGTTGCCGAGCAGGTCAATGCCGCCGGCGGCATTCTCGGCAAGAAGGTTGAAGTTCTGCCGATGGATGACCAGTGCAAGCCTGAGATTGCCACCAATGCGGCGACCAAGCTGGTTTCCGAAGGCGTGAGCATGGTGATCGGCCATGTCTGCTCCGGGGCCACCAAGGCCGCCATGGGCATCTACAAGGAGGCCGGCGTGATCGCCATTTCGCCGTCGGCCACCAATCCGCCGCTGACCCAGAGCGGTGACTACCCCAACTTCTTCCGCACCATTGCTTCGGATGATATGCAGGGCAAGCTGGCGGCCGATTTCGTGACCGGCAAGCTGGGCGCCAAGAAGATCGCCATCATTCATGACAAGGGTGACTACGGCAAGGGTTTTGCCGATTTTGCCAAGAAGTTCATCGAAGAGGGCGGCAAGGCCAAGGTGGTGATGTACGAAGGCATTACCCCGGGCGCCATGGACTACTCGGCGGTTATCCAGAAGGTTCGTCGCGAGGGGGCCGACGCGGTCATCTTCGGCGGCTACCATCCGGAAGCGTCCAAGCTGGTTTCCCAGCTTAAGAAGAAGCATGTCAAGGCCGCTTTCCTCGGCCCCGACGGCATCAAGGGTGATGGTTTCCTCGAGATCGCCGGCAAGAAGGCCGAGGGCGTCTACGCCACCGGTCCGATGGATGTCACCAAGTACGCTGACAACCAGAAGGCCCGTGCCGCCTACCAGAAGAAGTACGGCAAGGAGCCGGGGACCTTTTTCGACCAGGGCTATGCTGCCATGGAGGCTGCTCTGAACGCCATCAAGGTTGCCGGCGGGACCGATTACGCCAAAGTCGAGAAGGCGTTGCGCAGCAGCTATGTCGAGACGGCCGTCGGCAAGATCAAGTTTGACAACAAGGGGGATGCCGTCGGTGTCGGCTTCTCCGTTTACCAGGTCCAGAACGGCAAGTTTGTCGAGCAGTAGGCCGATCTGGCGAACAAACCCGCAGCGGGGGACAGGCAGCGCAGCTCCTGTCCCCCGTCGTTTGTCCTTCATAAAGCAGATTTCTCACAACGGCTGAAACACGATGGATTATTTTCTCGAACTGGTCTGCAGCGGCCTGGTCCGCGGCAGCATCTATGCTCTGATCGCCCTCGGCTATACCATGGTCTACGGCATCATCCAGCTGATCAACTTCGCCCATGGCGAAATCTACATGATCGGCGCTTTTGTTGCCCTGATCGTTTCCGGGGTGTTGACCATTTACGGCTTCTCCGGGGTCTCGATCCTGGTGCTGGCGGCTCTGATCGCCGCCATCTATGCCGCTGCCTACGGTTATACCCTGGAGAAGATCGCCTACCGGCCGCTGCGTACCGCGCCGCGCCTCTCGCCCCTGATCAGCGCCATCGGCGCCTCGCTGTTCCTGCAGAACTATGTGCTGCTGGCGCAGACGCCCGATTATCTACCGTTTCCGGAGCTGATCCCTGAATTCGCCTTCATGGACCCGATTGCCCAGCGCACCGGGCTGGGATCCGCCGAGCTGGTGATCCTGGTGACCAGCGCCGTGACCATGATCGGTCTGACGGTCCTTATCAAATACACCCGTATCGGCAAGGCGATGCGGGCCACCCAGCAGGACATGACCATGGCTCGGCTGGTCGGCGTCAATGTCGACCGGGTGATCTCGATGACCTTCGTCATCGGCTCGGTGCTGGCCGCCATCGGCGGGGTGCTGGTTGGTTCTTCTATCGGCCAGATCAATTTCTACATCGGCTTCATGGCCGGGGTTAAGGCCTTCACCGCCGCGGTGCTGGGCGGCATCGGCAATATCCCCGGGGCCGCCCTCGGCGGCCTGGTGCTGGGGCTGGCCGAGTCGCTGGCAGCCGGTTACGTGTCGAGCGCCTACGAGGATGTCTTCGCCTTCGGGGTGCTGGTTATCATTCTGATTCTGCGCCCGGAGGGCCTGCTTGGCAAGGCCGTCAAGCAGAAGGTCTGACGGGAGGGATCGAGAATCATG includes the following:
- a CDS encoding DMT family transporter, with translation MPHTTNNKLIPLAMALFCVLVWGISYAVIRETVQQIPPLTLACLRHLFGALLLWPLTRGRFGARRMPLKHHVAICGLALAGITLYFGFENHGLKLTSASHGALLIALIPLGTEIVTALQKRRLPTAATWLGTVLALTGVALLVGQQDGVADPEGDLLMLGAVASWIAYTFGVNRFAGRYPGLLLTRQIMFYGALTLLPGMAWELARTPWTFPNSGAWLGFAYLTVICSVVGYDFWNRAVPNLGPSAVNNLLYLLPLVGVVTGVLALNEPVTPALFSGGGLILGGVILAGKGQRIRERETCHAG
- a CDS encoding amino acid ABC transporter ATP-binding protein, with the protein product MIKASNVTKIFTGRGQVVRAVDGVSAEIAPGEVVVIIGPSGSGKSTFLRCLNGLEQFSDGHIVIDGVDLADKKTDINKVRREVGMVFQQFNLFPHKTVLHNITLAQKIVRKRTLKEAEEKARQLLVKVGIGEKESEYPSRLSGGQQQRVAIARALAMDPKVMLFDEPTSALDPEMVGEVLDVMKQLAKEGMTMVVVTHEMGFAREVADRVLFMDAGKLVEEGTPEQIFSNPQHERTQLFLSQIL
- a CDS encoding amino acid ABC transporter permease, producing MNPDNKTWRAKLLLAVILFGMAAGLYGATLKIDYTWRWNRVPQYFVYNNEELHKAPFDGRVGKITRQGETAVIELIGDAGEKDRVTVDADTVEVSEDDLLFEGDTLGATHQWRLGPLTLGLWTTLWISFFAGIIGMVLGLITGLCRISRNATLRGLAVTYVELVRGTPLLVQIFIFYFFVGTVLNLDRIVAGIAALAIFAGAYVAEIIRAGIQSIPKGQTEAARSLGMTATQNMIHIVLPQAFKRTLPPLAGQFISLIKDSSLVSVIAITDLTKSGREVITSTFATFEIWFTVAALYLILTGVLSQVIAWMERRLAISD
- a CDS encoding transporter substrate-binding domain-containing protein — protein: MKKLFAGILTLLFLALPLIASAGALDDIQKRGTLRVGLEPAYMPFEMTNKKGQIIGFDVDMAKRMAKAMGVKLELVSTAWDGIIPALMTKKFDIIMSGMTVTQQRNLSINFANPYIVVGQTILIRKELSGIIKSYKDLNNPKYKVISKLGTTGEQAVKRLIPKATYISFETEQEGVIDVVNGKADAFVYDLPFCVVANAQKGEGKLEFLDKPFTYEPLAWGVRKSDPDFLNWLNNFLNQVKNDGTYDKIYNKWIKGKKWMRELQ
- a CDS encoding DMT family transporter, with the translated sequence MTPVVETNGPVSRPLAEFLLVTVTLFWGGTFPLVKMALDEIPVMAFLWIRFALAALLLAVFAGRGWKSLDRRGVGLGIALGVLLFLSYLFQTLGLERTSSSNTGFLTGLNVVWVPLLAGPLLRKAPAPGARVGVGMALVGLLLLTWQWPWRFNPGDALVFIASVFIALHILGLDAWTAGYDGRALACVQITTMAVLSLGGNLVFEPLLWPHHWSGLLLASLFICAVLATVYAFWIMTAFQRLTTPTRAALIYTLEPVWAALFSILLLGERLSVLNWVGGACIILGMVFAELAPLTGKSKPCSGSVG
- a CDS encoding branched-chain amino acid ABC transporter substrate-binding protein encodes the protein MRTLKVLATAALVAALAVPAFAADTIKIGVAGPHTGDLAPYGIPTKEAALMVAEQVNAAGGILGKKVEVLPMDDQCKPEIATNAATKLVSEGVSMVIGHVCSGATKAAMGIYKEAGVIAISPSATNPPLTQSGDYPNFFRTIASDDMQGKLAADFVTGKLGAKKIAIIHDKGDYGKGFADFAKKFIEEGGKAKVVMYEGITPGAMDYSAVIQKVRREGADAVIFGGYHPEASKLVSQLKKKHVKAAFLGPDGIKGDGFLEIAGKKAEGVYATGPMDVTKYADNQKARAAYQKKYGKEPGTFFDQGYAAMEAALNAIKVAGGTDYAKVEKALRSSYVETAVGKIKFDNKGDAVGVGFSVYQVQNGKFVEQ
- a CDS encoding branched-chain amino acid ABC transporter permease, with product MDYFLELVCSGLVRGSIYALIALGYTMVYGIIQLINFAHGEIYMIGAFVALIVSGVLTIYGFSGVSILVLAALIAAIYAAAYGYTLEKIAYRPLRTAPRLSPLISAIGASLFLQNYVLLAQTPDYLPFPELIPEFAFMDPIAQRTGLGSAELVILVTSAVTMIGLTVLIKYTRIGKAMRATQQDMTMARLVGVNVDRVISMTFVIGSVLAAIGGVLVGSSIGQINFYIGFMAGVKAFTAAVLGGIGNIPGAALGGLVLGLAESLAAGYVSSAYEDVFAFGVLVIILILRPEGLLGKAVKQKV